In Leptospira brenneri, the following are encoded in one genomic region:
- a CDS encoding LuxR C-terminal-related transcriptional regulator — protein MKLNFDCVEDDPKFVQELLSVLSPITSNIRIFNTAEDCLSNLSDDTSLYFFDIRLPGIDGIQLIRIVREKFRDPRIVVLSAMDSDEILFQALKAGAIGYILKSDLRKLPEMITDLMDGGAVITPTLALRVLKNFQEPKLNTKHGFEELTSREKEILQELVSGQSLKEVAEELDISLHTVSTHTKNIYKKLQVNNRIQLLKRASDLGLY, from the coding sequence ATGAAATTGAACTTTGATTGCGTAGAGGATGATCCAAAATTTGTCCAAGAACTCCTCTCCGTCCTCTCCCCAATCACTTCCAATATTCGCATTTTTAACACAGCAGAAGACTGTTTGTCCAACCTTTCCGATGACACATCTCTTTACTTTTTTGATATCCGACTTCCTGGAATTGATGGTATACAGCTTATAAGGATAGTCCGAGAGAAATTTAGAGATCCTCGTATCGTTGTACTGTCGGCAATGGATTCAGATGAAATACTATTCCAAGCGTTGAAGGCAGGTGCCATCGGTTATATCCTAAAATCAGATTTACGGAAACTGCCGGAAATGATCACCGACTTAATGGATGGAGGTGCCGTGATCACTCCAACGCTAGCCTTACGTGTTTTAAAGAATTTTCAAGAACCAAAACTGAATACAAAACATGGGTTTGAAGAACTAACTTCTCGTGAGAAAGAAATACTCCAAGAACTCGTTTCAGGACAATCTTTAAAAGAAGTTGCAGAAGAACTAGACATCTCCTTGCACACTGTATCCACACATACAAAGAACATTTATAAAAAGTTACAAGTGAACAATCGGATACAATTGTTGAAACGCGCATCGGATCTAGGATTATACTAG
- a CDS encoding caspase family protein has protein sequence MNQILEINIKQTNKDKKIIGYKIFINGVPIYGNYIKKTYPNSEDQINTSEFEIVESVTLSPGQNKIETSAFTEDGIESPRESISITYTPPTHRKPNLYFVGIGIDDYNVSSTGGLDALTYAVKDSKELATAFASVGKKSFGKVYTKLLTDKEVSQESIQTLREFLSHSQVDDHVILFLSGHGIRKDTKVQDLLIAFGDKIPEHYKLRDKSDIDDVYYYMTSNSHVDRPWEKAIPLDSIRNLVNGIPSRQKIMFVDTCQSGEKLDLDEQAIVSLSRNVEIRKTRGKKAQTRGIKLVTIGNSLENQENMEQHIFQSAVKANAQKEMSELFPELRRGTGTIEISAATGVQSALESSEWKNGAFTYVIKEAILKGKAKDKNGNITAQSLRSYVLDEVERLTDGQQTPMVTRDIAGRDFVIFGK, from the coding sequence ATGAATCAGATCTTAGAAATAAATATCAAGCAAACAAATAAAGATAAAAAAATTATTGGTTATAAAATCTTTATCAACGGAGTCCCAATTTACGGTAATTATATTAAAAAGACTTATCCGAACTCTGAAGATCAAATTAACACTTCTGAGTTCGAAATCGTCGAATCTGTAACACTTTCCCCAGGACAAAATAAAATAGAAACTTCCGCCTTCACTGAAGATGGTATAGAATCTCCTAGAGAATCTATATCCATTACATACACTCCACCTACTCATCGTAAACCAAATCTCTATTTTGTGGGAATAGGAATAGATGACTACAATGTATCTTCTACAGGCGGACTCGATGCCCTTACTTATGCAGTAAAAGACTCGAAAGAACTTGCCACGGCCTTTGCCTCTGTCGGGAAAAAATCCTTTGGAAAAGTATATACAAAACTTCTCACGGATAAAGAAGTGTCTCAGGAAAGCATCCAAACCTTACGCGAATTCCTCTCACATTCTCAAGTTGATGATCATGTTATCTTGTTTCTCTCCGGACACGGTATCCGTAAAGACACTAAGGTTCAAGATTTACTCATTGCTTTCGGTGACAAAATTCCAGAACACTACAAACTAAGAGATAAAAGTGATATTGACGATGTATATTATTATATGACTTCTAACTCCCATGTAGACCGACCCTGGGAAAAAGCAATTCCGCTTGATTCCATTCGCAACTTGGTAAACGGGATTCCTTCCAGACAAAAGATCATGTTTGTGGATACTTGCCAATCTGGCGAAAAATTAGATTTAGACGAGCAGGCCATTGTCAGTTTAAGTAGAAATGTTGAGATCAGAAAAACTCGAGGAAAAAAAGCCCAAACTAGAGGAATCAAATTGGTTACCATTGGTAATTCACTAGAAAACCAAGAAAATATGGAGCAGCACATTTTCCAGTCCGCTGTGAAAGCAAATGCGCAAAAGGAAATGTCTGAGTTATTCCCAGAGCTCCGTCGAGGAACAGGAACCATTGAAATTTCTGCGGCTACGGGAGTTCAATCAGCCTTGGAGTCAAGTGAATGGAAGAACGGTGCCTTCACTTATGTGATTAAAGAAGCAATCCTCAAAGGGAAGGCAAAAGATAAAAATGGAAATATAACAGCTCAATCTCTACGAAGTTATGTATTAGATGAAGTAGAACGCCTAACAGACGGACAACAAACTCCTATGGTGACGCGGGACATCGCAGGGCGGGACTTCGTTATCTTCGGAAAGTAA
- a CDS encoding SGNH/GDSL hydrolase family protein, which yields MIINFLGLSNKSRNRIFNAAHIVIIIFFATCTTTPYTIRTVESTTKEGLTGMNENQHFVTLSVVVLGDSWFDYPWYFEKNTAHQLSEGKNFKIPIEIAGRKTEANVEYHVTNLAINGQTLAQLLDQDEWFEPIVQEDPYFVILSAGGNDFLDEGSIRNIIKPTLIGSLDCRDSKKKPQCYIDDTALKGRIMELRNKIEVFAKALPIITFNAKRHSQAKNLSFQPKTIPLVLHGYDYIIERDKIECYFLQSLFRKCEWVRPILSDKKISINDQREITKYLIDNYNSMLESVAEKDENIIYVNNRGIVGSEKKDWADEIHPNSEGFRRVAENFHKVIMEKLHKKQRL from the coding sequence ATGATAATAAATTTCTTAGGTCTTTCAAACAAATCAAGAAATCGAATTTTCAATGCTGCTCACATAGTTATCATTATTTTTTTTGCCACTTGCACGACTACTCCCTATACAATCAGAACCGTAGAATCAACTACGAAAGAAGGTCTTACAGGAATGAATGAAAATCAGCATTTTGTAACGCTTTCTGTAGTTGTCTTGGGAGATTCTTGGTTTGATTACCCTTGGTATTTCGAAAAGAATACTGCACACCAACTCTCTGAAGGAAAAAATTTCAAGATTCCAATAGAAATAGCAGGCCGTAAAACCGAAGCAAATGTTGAATACCATGTTACAAATCTGGCAATAAATGGACAGACCCTTGCTCAACTTCTTGATCAAGACGAATGGTTTGAACCGATTGTGCAAGAAGACCCTTATTTTGTAATCTTAAGTGCAGGAGGAAATGACTTTTTAGATGAAGGATCAATTAGAAATATTATAAAACCCACACTTATTGGGTCCTTAGATTGCAGAGATTCGAAAAAAAAACCTCAGTGCTACATTGATGACACAGCACTTAAAGGGCGTATTATGGAACTACGAAATAAGATCGAAGTATTTGCAAAAGCATTACCTATAATTACTTTCAACGCGAAAAGACATTCGCAAGCTAAAAACCTTTCATTTCAGCCCAAAACGATACCTCTTGTTCTACATGGCTATGATTACATAATCGAAAGGGATAAGATTGAATGCTATTTTCTTCAGTCGCTCTTTCGCAAATGCGAATGGGTGAGGCCTATTCTTAGTGATAAAAAAATCAGCATTAACGATCAACGAGAGATTACCAAATATCTGATCGATAATTACAACTCGATGCTTGAGAGCGTTGCAGAGAAGGACGAAAATATCATTTACGTAAATAATCGTGGAATCGTTGGATCAGAAAAAAAAGATTGGGCGGATGAGATTCATCCTAACTCTGAAGGATTTCGACGGGTCGCAGAAAACTTTCACAAAGTGATAATGGAGAAACTACATAAGAAGCAGAGACTTTGA
- a CDS encoding LA_2478/LA_2722/LA_4182 family protein — MKKISLILFFLIPFLITAQTVKDAKEFQALSKKMCAKTSECMKEKLKDLPAEQRKMIESQFVNGNVCEARYKNYVVDGQKPANGKPTKKLTKEDLEDMKKCAKDMAAFSCADLEDGKVPESCEKFQEED; from the coding sequence ATGAAAAAAATTTCCTTAATTCTATTTTTTCTAATCCCCTTCCTCATCACCGCACAAACAGTAAAGGATGCGAAAGAATTCCAAGCACTCTCGAAAAAAATGTGTGCCAAAACTTCTGAGTGTATGAAAGAAAAATTAAAAGACCTTCCTGCCGAACAAAGGAAGATGATTGAGTCTCAGTTTGTGAATGGAAATGTCTGCGAAGCACGCTACAAAAACTATGTAGTGGATGGCCAAAAACCGGCAAATGGCAAACCTACCAAAAAACTCACCAAAGAAGATTTAGAAGACATGAAAAAATGTGCCAAAGATATGGCAGCATTCTCTTGCGCAGACTTAGAAGATGGAAAAGTTCCTGAGTCTTGCGAAAAATTCCAAGAAGAAGATTAA
- the cutA gene encoding divalent-cation tolerance protein CutA — MASDEILVFTTIGDRDMAEEHISEMLEQGIIVSGTIFPEVELVYLWEGKITVDTENKILLKAKAEKYDAIEEFIMKRHPYIAPEIIRMDVSFGSPAYKAFVADKIKKNS, encoded by the coding sequence ATGGCTTCAGATGAAATTTTAGTATTTACCACAATTGGTGACCGTGATATGGCCGAAGAACATATCTCCGAAATGTTAGAACAAGGAATCATTGTCTCAGGAACTATCTTCCCGGAAGTGGAACTTGTTTATTTATGGGAAGGAAAGATCACTGTTGATACAGAAAACAAAATTCTACTCAAAGCAAAAGCTGAGAAGTATGATGCTATCGAAGAATTTATCATGAAACGCCACCCTTACATTGCTCCAGAGATCATTCGAATGGATGTGAGTTTTGGTTCTCCCGCCTACAAGGCGTTTGTGGCTGATAAGATTAAGAAGAATAGTTAG
- a CDS encoding response regulator transcription factor, protein MKNILVIEDDPDIGNLIRKSLDSAHYTTSVFENGEDGLKFYKSNHPDLVILDLSLPDIDGMEICRSIRKADESTPIFILSARTEEIDRIMGLELGADDYITKPFSVRELKTRVDVFFRRWDKKIGIKPNVGQAGEIIRGALKIDSIRRRVTLNENIINISRKEFDILQLLAGSPGKVFSREMILESVWGVEWDGFERMIDSHIKRIRSKLEKNSAQPEWIETIWGIGYRFTDNFENIVVPE, encoded by the coding sequence ATGAAAAATATTTTGGTAATTGAGGACGATCCGGACATCGGGAACCTAATCCGGAAATCTCTCGATTCTGCTCACTACACAACCTCCGTTTTTGAAAATGGCGAAGACGGATTGAAATTTTACAAATCCAATCATCCTGATTTAGTGATTCTGGATCTCTCTCTACCGGACATTGATGGTATGGAAATTTGCCGTAGCATCCGAAAAGCCGACGAAAGTACACCGATTTTTATCCTTTCTGCAAGGACTGAGGAAATTGATCGCATCATGGGACTTGAGTTAGGTGCTGATGATTATATCACAAAACCGTTTTCGGTTCGGGAACTCAAAACTCGTGTGGACGTATTCTTTCGTAGATGGGACAAAAAAATTGGGATCAAACCAAATGTGGGCCAAGCTGGAGAAATCATCCGTGGTGCTCTCAAAATTGATTCTATCCGTAGACGTGTCACTCTGAACGAAAACATCATCAATATTTCCAGAAAAGAATTCGACATTTTACAGCTGCTAGCCGGTTCACCTGGTAAAGTTTTTTCTCGTGAAATGATTTTGGAATCAGTTTGGGGAGTGGAATGGGATGGATTTGAAAGAATGATCGACAGCCATATCAAACGAATTCGTTCCAAACTGGAAAAAAATTCCGCACAACCAGAATGGATCGAAACCATTTGGGGAATCGGATATAGATTCACTGACAACTTTGAAAATATTGTAGTCCCCGAATAA
- a CDS encoding DUF4279 domain-containing protein: MESGTQREAKSWAMFAISGARLRPLEVTEKLGIQPDYYHGADAKDIENMTIPSHWQLNSKLGPEFPLLDHIWDLLKTLAPVRKNLKEFTEIYESTIYASVEFASEFTKGVVLDKRTMLLLGEMGVNLEIIPWAADEIP, from the coding sequence ATGGAATCGGGAACACAAAGGGAAGCAAAATCGTGGGCGATGTTCGCCATCAGTGGGGCAAGGCTTAGGCCTTTGGAAGTAACTGAAAAATTGGGCATCCAACCGGATTATTACCACGGTGCGGATGCAAAAGACATCGAAAATATGACAATTCCAAGTCATTGGCAGCTGAATTCGAAGCTTGGGCCGGAGTTTCCGTTACTCGATCATATATGGGATCTTTTGAAAACCTTAGCGCCAGTTCGTAAAAACCTAAAAGAGTTCACAGAAATTTACGAATCTACCATCTATGCTTCCGTAGAGTTTGCATCAGAATTTACAAAAGGGGTGGTTCTCGACAAAAGAACTATGCTTTTGTTAGGTGAGATGGGTGTGAATCTGGAAATTATCCCCTGGGCTGCCGATGAGATTCCCTAA
- a CDS encoding BtrH N-terminal domain-containing protein, giving the protein MILNHISPFLGVHCETTTTGTLLKHIGIELSEPMLFGIGEGLGFIFWNMKSMDFPFIGGRIKPDQLTVNITKNLGLKLEIQETSSQLKAWSSVRDLIDSKTPVGLKLDCFHLEYFSKPFHFAGHYAALYGYDETNAYLIDTKQQGTKVHTSLKSLELARSEKGPMASKNLFYTISSAKKSPDLKKVVSIAAKNNARDYLNPPITNVSYKGIGKLASNLEKWFQTSKDVQRDFGTTAMMMEKAGTGGAIFRNLYRDFLGEAYELTKDPIFKNAHLQFLEIAAHWSKIITLFDTLGKKSDSSLLGEMKDLLYRTSDLEFSAMSELLKLKAV; this is encoded by the coding sequence ATGATTTTAAATCACATTTCTCCTTTTCTCGGAGTTCATTGCGAAACCACAACTACAGGAACTCTTTTAAAACATATAGGAATAGAATTATCAGAGCCAATGTTATTTGGGATTGGAGAAGGTCTTGGGTTTATATTTTGGAATATGAAGTCAATGGACTTCCCTTTTATCGGTGGAAGGATTAAACCTGATCAGCTAACGGTAAACATAACTAAAAACTTAGGTCTAAAATTAGAAATTCAGGAAACTTCTTCTCAGTTGAAGGCTTGGTCATCTGTTCGGGATCTGATTGATTCGAAAACGCCCGTTGGTTTGAAGTTGGATTGTTTTCATTTGGAATACTTTTCAAAACCATTTCATTTTGCTGGCCATTACGCGGCACTGTATGGATACGATGAAACAAATGCCTATTTGATTGATACTAAACAACAAGGTACAAAGGTACATACTTCTTTAAAAAGTTTGGAACTTGCCAGAAGTGAAAAAGGACCAATGGCTTCAAAAAATCTTTTTTATACGATTAGTTCTGCAAAGAAGTCACCAGACTTAAAAAAAGTGGTTTCCATCGCTGCCAAAAACAATGCTCGCGATTACTTAAATCCTCCTATTACCAATGTCTCTTATAAAGGCATTGGGAAACTAGCATCCAATTTGGAGAAATGGTTTCAGACTTCGAAAGATGTCCAAAGGGATTTTGGAACCACTGCCATGATGATGGAAAAAGCAGGAACGGGTGGTGCTATATTTAGAAACCTATACCGGGATTTTTTGGGCGAAGCTTATGAACTTACAAAAGATCCTATCTTTAAGAATGCCCATTTGCAGTTCCTCGAAATAGCGGCACACTGGTCCAAAATCATTACTTTGTTTGATACCTTGGGAAAAAAGAGTGATAGTAGCTTGTTAGGTGAAATGAAAGACCTTCTCTATCGTACTTCCGATTTAGAGTTTTCTGCTATGAGCGAATTACTAAAATTGAAAGCGGTTTAA
- a CDS encoding zinc-dependent alcohol dehydrogenase family protein, whose product MLNQVWEIQGSFGIENLKQTTRDLSESLDPKEVLVRLTATSLNYRDYLMVIGTYNPRQKLPLIPCSDGAGVVEAVGKDVTLWKKGDRVLPIFAQKWLDGAPDMDSLRSTLGGPHDGCLANYGKFAEDGLVATPNHLTDAEAATLGCAGLTAYNAVVNFGGIGPGADVLCLGTGGVSLFALQFAKMMGARVIITSSSDEKLARAKALGADETINYSTKSNWERDVRKHTKMAGADLIIEVGGAGTMQKSMMSVKPYGTIALIGVLAGGESSLSLYPILMQGVKVQGVIVGSRTDFEKMNHAIEEKKITPIVDKVFGWEEVPEALQYLQTGKHFGKVVVSWG is encoded by the coding sequence ATGTTAAATCAAGTATGGGAAATTCAAGGATCATTTGGTATCGAAAACCTAAAACAAACGACAAGAGATCTTTCCGAATCACTTGATCCCAAAGAAGTTCTTGTTCGCCTAACAGCGACATCACTCAATTATCGAGATTATTTAATGGTGATAGGGACTTATAATCCTAGACAAAAACTCCCTCTCATTCCTTGTTCCGATGGTGCCGGTGTGGTGGAAGCCGTAGGAAAAGATGTGACTCTTTGGAAAAAAGGAGACCGAGTCCTTCCCATCTTTGCCCAGAAATGGTTGGATGGGGCACCCGATATGGATAGCCTTCGTTCCACCCTTGGTGGGCCACATGACGGATGTTTAGCGAACTATGGAAAATTCGCTGAGGATGGCCTTGTGGCTACCCCAAATCACCTAACAGATGCAGAAGCAGCAACCCTTGGTTGTGCTGGCCTTACCGCTTATAATGCTGTTGTGAACTTTGGTGGAATTGGGCCTGGTGCCGATGTACTTTGCCTTGGGACTGGCGGTGTTTCTTTATTTGCCTTACAATTTGCAAAAATGATGGGAGCCCGAGTGATCATCACTTCCTCCAGTGATGAAAAACTGGCTCGTGCCAAAGCTCTCGGAGCTGATGAAACCATCAATTATTCCACAAAATCCAATTGGGAACGAGATGTTCGTAAACACACGAAGATGGCAGGGGCTGATCTTATCATCGAAGTGGGTGGTGCCGGCACTATGCAAAAATCCATGATGAGTGTAAAACCATACGGAACCATCGCACTCATAGGTGTCCTGGCCGGTGGGGAATCGAGTCTTTCCCTCTACCCCATCTTAATGCAAGGGGTCAAAGTCCAAGGTGTGATTGTTGGTAGCCGAACTGACTTCGAAAAAATGAACCATGCCATTGAAGAAAAGAAAATCACACCTATTGTGGACAAAGTGTTCGGTTGGGAGGAAGTTCCCGAAGCCTTACAGTATTTACAAACGGGAAAACATTTTGGGAAGGTAGTTGTGAGTTGGGGATAA
- a CDS encoding DUF883 family protein, translating into MEEVKKDKSLIDEIKLYEKKAKEIEQKAKEKYMEQVSDIKQKLGKASEEASIKAKEVIDTVGSYVKEHPQKAAVIGFGVGLGLGLALGLIFKKK; encoded by the coding sequence ATGGAAGAAGTCAAAAAAGACAAATCCCTCATCGACGAAATTAAGTTGTATGAAAAAAAAGCCAAGGAAATCGAACAAAAAGCTAAGGAGAAGTATATGGAACAAGTAAGCGACATCAAACAAAAGTTAGGTAAAGCAAGTGAAGAGGCTTCTATCAAGGCAAAAGAAGTGATTGATACCGTGGGAAGTTACGTAAAAGAACATCCGCAAAAAGCAGCTGTGATTGGCTTTGGTGTAGGACTTGGTCTTGGGCTTGCACTTGGCCTGATTTTTAAGAAGAAATAA
- a CDS encoding DUF6935 domain-containing protein, with protein MKKATIFVFLLIFLTDQAFAQNLTSRNPVSFSSEPTSVEEFKFLHSSVATSPEGGVAMLVLAISLYGKNQDLGRKAIILSVLSKNRQKSTKQTAVDGVDLGAGDQYLLGQLDKYKMLPNGYWKGAEPSNGYTASLPLTVETYTNPYSGDESTGKIKLFVATRGASSFRPVSVEKDVDGLWRAKEMSSLFVGMMPAK; from the coding sequence ATGAAAAAAGCCACCATCTTCGTGTTTCTTTTAATCTTTCTCACAGACCAGGCCTTTGCGCAAAACCTAACGTCGCGAAATCCGGTTAGTTTTTCTTCTGAACCTACTTCAGTTGAAGAATTCAAGTTCTTACATTCTTCTGTCGCGACCTCACCAGAAGGAGGAGTGGCAATGCTTGTGCTTGCGATTTCACTTTACGGGAAAAATCAAGATTTGGGTAGAAAGGCAATCATTCTATCAGTGCTTTCTAAAAACAGACAAAAGTCTACCAAACAAACAGCAGTGGATGGAGTGGACTTAGGTGCGGGGGATCAGTATTTACTTGGTCAATTAGACAAATACAAAATGTTACCCAATGGTTATTGGAAAGGAGCAGAACCTTCGAATGGATATACGGCAAGTTTACCACTGACTGTTGAAACATATACGAACCCATATTCGGGAGATGAATCCACTGGTAAAATTAAACTTTTTGTGGCCACGCGTGGAGCTTCTAGTTTTCGTCCTGTCTCCGTAGAAAAAGACGTGGATGGACTTTGGCGTGCCAAAGAGATGAGTTCTCTCTTTGTGGGAATGATGCCAGCCAAATAG
- a CDS encoding amino acid--tRNA ligase-related protein gives MHSLPKDTLIFRSQVFRKVREILWRDGFLEVDTPTFKPIVGMEPYLDPYEVRSPSGQEKGYLITSPEYSLKQMMANGLTRIFELAHTFRSGEMGSEFHSKEFLMLELYAKGIDDLALRQYIETFLRELIHTFGTKEQQQKSTTPNWICHLSVTEVFLENVGHGFSREDLIQTIRNQKLSTSSGQELETWQYEDLFFLVFLNLVEPKLGDGIVFLYDYPPECAALARVVDGVAKRFEIYWDGLELANAFFELSDVKEQRKRFLEEQGLRTKLGKEVFPMDEDFLSSLENGFPECAGISIGMDRLLLKLSGKHGLGEISPYWMEV, from the coding sequence ATGCATTCACTCCCAAAAGATACACTCATTTTTCGTTCTCAAGTTTTCCGAAAGGTTCGAGAGATTTTATGGAGAGATGGATTTTTGGAAGTGGACACTCCCACTTTCAAACCCATTGTCGGGATGGAACCGTATTTGGATCCTTATGAAGTGCGTTCTCCCAGTGGCCAGGAGAAGGGATATCTCATCACGTCTCCTGAATACAGTTTGAAACAGATGATGGCAAACGGTTTGACAAGGATCTTTGAGCTGGCTCATACATTCCGGTCGGGTGAAATGGGAAGTGAGTTTCATTCCAAAGAATTTTTGATGTTGGAATTATATGCAAAAGGAATTGATGACTTGGCACTCCGTCAGTATATAGAAACTTTTTTACGAGAATTGATTCATACCTTTGGAACAAAGGAACAACAACAAAAATCAACTACACCGAATTGGATTTGTCATCTATCCGTGACGGAGGTTTTTTTAGAAAATGTCGGACATGGTTTTTCCAGAGAGGATTTGATCCAAACGATAAGGAATCAAAAACTATCGACTTCTTCTGGGCAAGAACTTGAAACTTGGCAGTATGAGGATCTTTTCTTTTTGGTTTTTTTGAATTTGGTAGAGCCAAAGTTAGGTGATGGAATTGTTTTTTTATACGATTATCCACCGGAATGTGCGGCATTGGCTCGAGTTGTCGATGGTGTCGCCAAACGATTTGAAATCTATTGGGATGGATTAGAACTTGCCAATGCATTTTTTGAACTGAGTGATGTGAAAGAACAAAGGAAACGATTCTTGGAAGAACAGGGCTTACGGACAAAATTAGGAAAAGAAGTTTTCCCTATGGATGAAGATTTCCTTTCCTCTTTGGAAAATGGATTTCCGGAATGTGCGGGGATATCCATTGGAATGGACCGGTTGTTATTGAAACTATCCGGTAAACACGGGCTAGGTGAAATTAGCCCGTATTGGATGGAAGTTTAG
- a CDS encoding ZIP family metal transporter, with translation MLDSFINWHPVALALLATGFTWFCTAFGAGFVFFFRTVPRPVFNAMLGFASGIMIAASFWSLLLPSIELSEKVGNPAWLHSSLGFLSGGLTLYLFHKLLPHLHVGLEENRLEGGKSSFQRSLLLVLAITLHNIPEGLAVGVAFGALGDGFTYEALMAAAVVAFGIGIQNIPEGAAVSIPLLREGLSARKSFWYGQLSGFVEPIGGLIGAALVFYVESLLPFALSFAAGAMIFVVVEELIPESHTGKETEMSTLGAMFGFVLMMALDVGLG, from the coding sequence ATGTTAGATTCTTTTATCAATTGGCACCCTGTGGCTTTAGCTCTTCTTGCTACGGGGTTTACTTGGTTTTGTACCGCCTTTGGAGCTGGTTTTGTTTTTTTCTTTAGGACAGTTCCAAGACCCGTTTTTAATGCAATGCTTGGATTTGCTTCTGGGATCATGATCGCTGCCAGTTTTTGGTCTTTACTCTTACCTTCGATTGAACTTTCAGAAAAAGTCGGAAACCCTGCATGGCTTCATTCGAGTTTAGGATTTTTATCTGGGGGACTTACTCTTTATCTATTTCATAAACTTCTTCCTCACCTCCATGTAGGATTGGAAGAAAATCGATTGGAAGGTGGTAAGTCCTCTTTTCAAAGGAGTTTGTTACTTGTCCTTGCCATCACTCTTCATAATATCCCCGAAGGTTTGGCTGTTGGGGTCGCCTTTGGGGCGCTAGGTGATGGATTTACTTATGAGGCTCTTATGGCGGCAGCTGTGGTAGCTTTTGGAATTGGAATCCAGAACATTCCTGAAGGTGCTGCTGTTTCCATCCCTCTGTTGCGAGAAGGGCTTTCGGCGCGAAAGAGTTTTTGGTATGGACAACTTTCTGGGTTTGTGGAACCGATTGGTGGTTTGATCGGTGCCGCCCTCGTGTTTTATGTGGAAAGCCTCTTGCCATTTGCTCTATCGTTTGCAGCAGGAGCCATGATTTTTGTTGTTGTTGAGGAGTTAATTCCTGAATCTCATACAGGAAAAGAAACGGAAATGTCCACACTCGGTGCAATGTTTGGGTTTGTTTTGATGATGGCTTTGGATGTAGGGCTTGGTTGA
- a CDS encoding LBF_4227 family protein, producing the protein MDEKQNKQRKKGGIKAAFEDLVVKLISYVEVMTIYIQKNLQIYIKNLVLSSVWVFTSIFLIFLGLVYISYGVYLSFQKFLSAGDPILASFGTGFGFLIFAILFLSLVLRKK; encoded by the coding sequence TTGGACGAGAAACAAAACAAACAACGTAAAAAAGGCGGGATCAAAGCCGCCTTCGAAGACTTAGTCGTAAAACTCATTTCTTATGTAGAAGTGATGACAATCTACATTCAGAAGAACCTCCAAATTTATATTAAAAATCTGGTCCTTTCTTCTGTTTGGGTCTTCACATCCATTTTTCTTATCTTCTTAGGTCTTGTGTACATTTCGTACGGAGTATACTTAAGTTTCCAAAAATTTTTGTCAGCCGGAGATCCCATCCTTGCCAGTTTTGGTACGGGATTTGGATTTTTAATTTTCGCTATTTTATTTTTATCACTGGTTCTTCGAAAGAAATAA